One region of Bombus affinis isolate iyBomAffi1 chromosome 5, iyBomAffi1.2, whole genome shotgun sequence genomic DNA includes:
- the LOC126916244 gene encoding uncharacterized protein LOC126916244 isoform X6, giving the protein MSNPYRARPTRSRINHSLGYGTHNQNIWNPMSRVPPEVSSNDSVQHQPPLLNQPKQSNDPWNNSWNWDFDKQADNQQQQPLQSEQQQQHYVPSYANQGQLIPNSIQDHYYQSVNGNKNDLLNQNLTSDRNIPGTVANRPPIPNHTDSFTSYSNYNQYQQYPPPPRTNSIKSGSMNFDQPQWAGDQQSQNVSYLQKSGVQNQKEQASRPTLVGSNYNWMKSNQTNVMTPQNWQKPAAVSGHWQDPKMDKEAQNFDDIGNQYTPPVQQTRSSQHLLPSTENKEYSINDTNDANNWSNQVHMSSQWNAQNRESAIPNQSQQVTQAYNANDEFNSWPQKNTEVSQSWKKTNDNNATQWLHEQQENNNLIEESVKQEATGAVATNDWQQNRTIPSHHIHSNIIPAVDPNIEHEERKRSAPSLISNSVSSKDSNTQIKTNIAKSYPSDSRLNMSATPETISTVASSENISVQDNNDFNLANDATERGKSNSTEELPIKLEQLNLGTKVNKNVESQNELKEAQSVNPQNAISNNGVTPDNISGLPLECAVLGTENAHSNDNQNLISQDHTALNPYQMSNIKSSDNIAQSGYDQWYSQDTLPLSSENTLYSKDNVRPPKEWSIEQNVENYENIQQPSEFINLEVVTPSLQERDIYGSRDSINKETLDNDPKPVPNSAKEVANTRDFRQEISNIEVPSVQQSTRSHSLLQAEQVPDNYEFASNDRNTFLETGELTDSHQEHEPSPPSQDDENDEVPNDIPFLREVPGQSSSIDPRRNDPTGQEQYVQTGQRLSDPRRNDPSGQEQGLQLRNMSERSERRDVPPGQERNVPLLSRSDSDTMERRNDPSGRERSLPPQQSRNDPSGEERYQSQPQIMLEPSETREIPGRGNESEDPVQQTEENLRQIPGGASSNEVTQSPDDRSNGRVVTGSQEGPAIGSAIQDQTSDSRNKREEAVGASIRESQGIPSASNRRDSYEDEDDEGGSGNSRDDSRERRRDSSSERRRYEYERKSAYYDREREYDDDYYYDRRRGGENDRTYNTRDEFDRREIPYREDDRKHHSRDDLDRHSREEVDRRGRPKEDLDDRDIRRRPDDRRKDRVDDGIRRRERDIRDYDLRYSRDRDYLDRDRRRDDRRPRRYDDYDIRDPYRREYYDDPYSRGSRPSSRSSYNDRDREYYMRSRDPYYPYNGYPGYDYGVHYASNYYAYIENLRRTNPAAYSEWYHKYYANQHQQQHISRGVVNYPEDRASVHSGRSSCDERTTGDKRTLADISMLEDSTTTSARMTPTKFSISHVYGCFSIGSLIHVHPAYPSDGERAKVDIFRLDNLLSHDPVARDLRAYPGPLIKQVGVTHKKTIIEYCENKIKRAASNEEMVDRASYILLYELMIMLIQQNGNVVGVDIAALLLRNKDAYPYDVNKQKSQDSGRRESIISQRSGASVGDSVQGSQDGATTSEKVESKPRKSTEQMTDEFRNTLLYGLVQEALEYAMNEGLWGHALFLASKLDKRTHASVMTRFANSLPYHDPLQTLYQLHSGRVPAVVTGISDPRWDDWRPHLAMIISNTSANPEINRRSITTLGDTLSARGDIYAAHFCYVLAQVDFGTYGASNVKLVLIGANHQKAYNVFFSTEAVMLTEIYEYARNLSEPGFTLVDLQTFKFDLAVKMVDHGLIEKALLYIEQIAVNIFNEPSKYKKSFINAVYNLGDRIRYHDPVYKDSIDEATTLTWFNNLAEIVGKCHEGEITENEVCVPQAKQESYNSIQNQEAHEMKQQQQWNTIQPEYREGPTSMMEAATTDTQSEWQPLSLPSNIPDTYDQSMQYTRNNEESCQYQQPQQQDYWTQDSYYQNNYGRNDSTITNWQQSTYSPEQSDIDNSQQQEKWNYKTEREEQTPTLESSQPAISMTPSTKKQYDPLEELDALETPKPASKPAASAKKASEKPVEKKPSNSGGSWFGGLFSKLAPKPRNQMILPDDSNPTIVWDPVAKKWMNKDEDGDSNSATIAPPPKASDMGFRSPVPEQASQPPSQADDTSVNKFKLPRGRSMRANYIDVMNPGGSKNNAVPSSIPTPVTSPMVPMATSSPQLFIPAPVNDPSAPVDFLTSTEATAAVPTNVPENTSQGGPMMYNPNDMKNRSVKSIQQSRYPPR; this is encoded by the exons ATGAGT AATCCTTATAGAGCCAGACCAACTAGGTCTAGAATAAATCACAGCTTAGGCTATGGAACTCATAATCAAAATATATGGAATCCAATGTCTAGAGTACCACCTGAAGTATCGTCAAATGATTCTGTTCAACATCAACCACCACTTCTGAATCAGCCAAAACAGTCAAACGATCCTTGGAATAATTCATGGAATTGGGATTTTGACAAACAGGCAGAtaatcaacaacagcaaccgcTACAGTCAgaacaacagcaacagcattATGTACCTTCTTATGCCAATCAAGGGCAGTTGATACCTAATTCCATTCAAGATCATTATTATCAAAGTGTTAACGGTAATAAGAATGATCTGCTCAATCAGAATTTGACATCAGACAGAAATATACCAGGGACAGTTGCTAATAGGCCACCAATTCCTAATCATACAGACTCTTTCACGTCTTATTCAAATTATAATCAATATCAGCAATATCCACCACCACCTCGAACAAATTCTATTAAATCTGGATCTATGAATTTCGATCAACCACAATGGGCAGGTGATCAACAATCTCAAAacgtttcatatttacaaaagTCAGGTGTACAAAATCAAAAAGAGCAAGCATCACGTCCTACTTTAGTTGGTAGCAATTATAATTGGATGAAGTCTAATCAAACAAATGTAATGACCCCACAAAATTGGCAAAAACCAGCTGCTGTATCAGGACATTGGCAGGATCCAAAAATGGACAAGGAGGCACAAAATTTTGATGATATAGGTAATCAATATACACCACCAGTACAACAAACTAGATCAAGCCAGCACCTTCTACCTTCTActgaaaataaagaatattctatAAATGATACGAATGATGCAAATAATTGGTCCAATCAAGTTCATATGTCTTCACAATGGAATGCTCAGAACCGCGAATCTGCAATACCTAATCAAAGTCAGCAAGTAACACAAGCTTACAATGCTAATGATGAATTTAATTCTTGGCCTCAAAAAAATACTGAAGTCTCACAATCTTGGAAAAAGACCAATGACAATAATGCAACTCAGTGGTTACACGAACAAcaggaaaataataatttaatagaaGAAAGTGTTAAACAGGAAGCCACTGGTGCAGTTGCTACAAATGATTGGCAACAAAATCGTACAATACCATCTCATCATATTCATTCTAATATTATTCCAGCAGTAGATCCAAATATAGAACATGAAGAAAGAAAACGGTCTGCTCCTTCATTAATTTCAAATTCTGTCAGCTCTAAAGATTCTAATACACAGATAAAAACAAATATTGCTAAATCATATCCATCCGACTCCCGGCTTAATATGTCTGCTACTCCTGAAACTATATCAACTGTTGCAAGTTCTGAAAATATTTCTGTGCAAGATAACAATGATTTTAATTTAGCAAATGATGCAACAGAACGGGGTAAAAGTAATTCAACTGAAGAGTTGCCTATAAAATTAGAACAGTTAAATCTTGGTactaaagtaaataaaaatgttGAAAGTCAAAATGAGTTGAAGGAAGCACAATCTGTTAATCCTCAAAATGCGATTTCCAATAATGGTGTTACACCTGATAATATATCTGGATTGCCTTTAGAATGTGCTGTACTCGGTACAGAAAATGCTCATTCCAATGATAATCAAAATCTTATTAGTCAAGATCATACAGCGCTCAATCCGTATCAAATGTCAAACATTAAGTCTTCAGACAATATAGCACAAAGTGGATATGATCAATGGTACAGCCAGGATACATTGCCACTTTCCTCAGAAAATACATTGTATTCGAAAGATAATGTTCGTCCACCAAAAGAATGGAGTATAGAACAAAATGTAGAGAACTATGAAAATATCCAACAGCCTtcagaatttataaatttagaaGTAGTCACGCCATCATTACAAGAACGAGATATATATGGCTCAAGAGATTCTATAAATAAGGAAACTTTAGATAATGATCCTAAACCAGTTCCAAATTCTGCCAAGGAGGTAGCCAATACACGTGATTTTAGACAAGAAATAAGTAATATTGAAGTACCCTCTGTACAGCAGTCCACACGATCTCATTCCCTTCTTCAGGCAGAACAG gTGCCAGATAATTACGAGTTCGCATCAAACGATAGAAATACTTTTCTGGAAACCGGAGAATTAACCGATTCTCATCAAGAACATGAACCGAGTCCACCAAGTCAAGATGATGAAAATGACGAAGTGCCTAATGACATTCCCTTTTTACGCGAAGTACCGGGACAATCAAGTTCCATAGATCCACGTAGAAATGATCCAACCGGGCAAGAACAATATGTTCAGACTGGTCAAAGATTGTCTGATCCAAGAAGAAATGATCCGTCTGGTCAAGAGCAAGGTCTTCAGTTAAGGAATATGTCTGAAAGATCAGAACGGCGCGATGTTCCACCTGGACAAGAAAGAAATGTTCCTTTACTCTCACGATCAGATTCCGACACGATGGAACGGCGGAACGATCCATCTGGCAGAGAACGGTCTCTGCCTCCGCAACAATCACGAAATGATCCATCTGGAGAAGAAAGATATCAGTCACAACCCCAAATTATGTTAGAACCAAGTGAGACACGGGAAATACCTGGAAGAGGTAATGAATCTGAAGATCCTGTTCAGCAGACTGAAGAAAACCTTAGACAAATACCGGGCGGTGCATCTTCCAACGAAGTTACTCAGTCACCGGATGACAGATCTAATGGAAGAGTAGTTACAGGCTCTCAAGAAGGTCCTGCTATAGGCT CTGCAATACAGGATCAGACCAGTGACTCAAGAAACAAACGCGAGGAAGCTGTTGGCGCATCAATACGCGAAAGTCAAGGAATTCCTAGTGCATCGAATCGTAGAGATTCGTATGAAGATGAGGATGATGAAGGAGGATCCGGAAATAGTAGAGATGATAGCAGAGAAAGACGACGTGACAGTAGCTCGGAACGCCGAAGATACGAATACGAACGAAAAAGCGCGTA TTACGATCGTGAACGGGAATATGATGATGATTATTATTACGATCGCCGTCGTGGAGGAGAAAACGATCGAACATATAATACTCGCGATGAATTCGATCGTCGAGAAATTCCTTATCGAGAAGATGATCGCAAGCATCATAGTCGAGACGATCTAGATCGGCATTCAAGAGAAGAGGTTGATAGAAGAGGCAGACCTAAAGAAGATCTAGATGATAGAGACATTAGAAGAAGACCTGACGATCGCAGAAAAGATAGGGTTGATGATGGAATACGACGCAGGGAAAGAGATATTAGAGACTATGATTTACGATATTCTAGAGATCGCGATTATCTTGACCGTGACAGAAGAAGAGACGATAGACGACCAAGAAGATACGATGATTACGATATAAGAGATCCATATAGGAGAGAATATTATGACGATCCTTATAGTAGAGG ATCCAGACCATCCAGTAGATCCTCCTATAATGATAGAGATAGAGAGTATTACATGCGATCGAGAGATCCGTATTATCCTTATAAtg GATATCCTGGATACGATTATGGTGTTCATTATGCCAGTAACTATTATGCATACATTGAAAATTTGCGACGTACAAATCCTGCTGCTTATTCGGAATGGTATCATAAATATTATGCTAATCAACATCAACAACAACACATTTCTCGTGGTGTTGTTAATTATCCTGAAGACAGAGCAAGTGTCCATTCCGGACGCAGTTCTTGCGACGAAAG aaCAACTGGTGATAAACGAACTTTAGCTGATATATCTATGCTTGAAGATTCAACAACTACCTCTGCACGTATGACACCAACTAAATTCTCTATTTCACATGTATATG GATGTTTCTCTATTGGATCATTGATACATGTGCATCCAGCTTATCCATCTGATGGTGAAAGAGCCAAAGTAGACATTTTTAGATTGGACAATCTACTTTCACATGATCCAGTAGCACGCGATTTACGTGCCTATCCTGGTCCCCTAATTAAGCAAGT GGGTGTGACTCATAAAAAGACCATTATCGAATATTGtgagaataaaattaaaagggCAGCGTCAAACGAAGAGATGGTTGATCGTGCTTCTTACATACTTTTATATGAACTAATGATTATGTTGATTCAACAAAATGGA AATGTTGTCGGCGTTGATATAGCAGCATTGTTACTCAGAAATAAAGATGCATATCCTTACGATGTAAATAAGCAAAAGTCGCAGGATTCAGGAAGAAGAGAATCGATAATATCTCAAAGATCGGGAGCCTCAGTTGGAGATAGTGTTCAAGGCAGTCAAGATGGTGCAACGACATCCGAAAAAGTCGAAAGTAAGCCACGGAAAAGCACTGAACAAATGACAGACGAATTTAGAAATACGTTACTTTATGGATTAGTCCAAGAAGCAttag aATATGCAATGAACGAAGGTCTTTGGGGGCATGCACTCTTCTTAGCTAGCAAATTGGATAAACGTACGCATGCATCTGTAATGACACGTTTTGCTAATAGTTTACCGTATCACGATCCATTGCAAACTTTATATCAACTTCATTCTGGCCGTGTGCCAGCTGTTGTTACTGGTATATCGGATCCTCGATGGGATGACTGGAGACCTCATTTAGCAATGATTATATCCAACACATCTGCTAATCCAGAAATTAATCGTCGTTCAATTACAACTCTCGGTGATACACTTTCTGCACGAGGAGATATTTATGCAGCGCATTTCTGTTACGTACTTGCACAAGTTGATTTTGGTACCTATGGAGCAAGTAATGTAAAACTTGTACTGATCGGTGCAAACCATCAGAAAGCATACAATGTATTTTTCTCAACGGAAGCCGTTATGCTCACGGAAATATACGAATATGCCAGAAATCTTAGTGAACCAGGTTTTACATTAGTAGATCTACAAACCTTTAAGTTCGACTTGGCAGTAAAAATGGTAGATCATGGATTAATAGAGAAAGCTTTACTATATATAGAACAAATTGCAGTAAACATTTTTAACGAGCCATCGAAGTACAAAAAGTCGTTTATTAATGCGGTGTATAATTTAGGAGACAGGATTAGGTATCATGATCCTGTCTATAAAGATTCTATCGATGAAGCTACAACTTTAACTTGGTTCAATAATCTAGCTGAAATCGTTGGTAAATGCCAT GAGGGAGAAATTACCGAAAATGAAGTTTGCGTTCCTCAAGCAAAACAAGAATCGTATAACAGTATACAAAATCAAGAAGCGCATGAGATGAAACAACAACAGCAGTGGAACACGATTCAACCCGAATACAGAGAAGGTCCAACGTCGATGATGGAAGCAGCCACGACTGATACACAGTCAGAATGGCAGCCATTATCTCTACCGTCGAATATACCGGATACATATGACCAAAGTATGCAGTATACGAGAAATAACGAAGAATCTTGTCAATATCAACAACCTCAACAGCAAGATTATTGGACTCAAGACTCTTATTATCAAAACAATTATGGAAGAAATGATAGTACCATCACAAATTGGCAACAATCGACATATTCTCCAGAACAAAGTGATATTGACAACTCTCAACAGCAAGAAAAATGGAACTATAAG ACGGAAAGAGAAGAACAAACACCTACCCTTGAA TCATCGCAACCGGCAATTTCGATGACACCGTCAACGAAAAAACAGTACGATCCATTGGAAGAATTGGATGCCCTCGAGACTCCGAAACCAGCCTCGAAACCTGCAGCTTCAGCTAAAAAAGCATCAGAAAAACCAGTCGAAAAGAAACCTTCTAACAGCGGAGGTTCTTGGTTTGGCGGCCTCTTCAGCAAACTTGCTCCAAAACCAAGGAACCAGATGATTCTTCCAGATGACAGTAACCCGACG ATCGTTTGGGATCCGGTTGCTAAAAAATGGATGAATAAAGACGAAGACGGAGATAGTAATTCGGCTACAATAGCTCCCCCTCCGAAAGCTTCTGACATGGGATTTAGATCACCTGTGCCTGAACAAGCTTCTCAACCACCTTCGCAGGCAGATGACACCTCTGTGAACAAATTTAAATTACCCAGAGGTAGAAGTATGCGTGCTAATTATATAGATGTAATGAATCCAGGTGGTTCAAAAAATAACGCAGTACCTTCAAGTATACCAACCCCAGTAACATCTCCAATGGTACCTATGGCTACGTCATCACCTCAGCTATTCATCCCTGCTCCAG ttaaCGATCCAAGTGCTCCTGTAGACTTCTTAACTTCAACGGAAGCAACAGCAGCCGTACCTACGAACGTTCCTGAGAATACATCTCAAGGG GGACCAATGATGTACAACCCGAACGACATGAAGAATCGTTCAGTGAAGAGCATACAGCAGAGCCGGTACCCTCCACGATAA